One window of Chryseobacterium sp. JJR-5R genomic DNA carries:
- a CDS encoding UDP-N-acetylmuramoyl-L-alanyl-D-glutamate--2,6-diaminopimelate ligase, which produces MVLTELLKRIPVLEIHGDNTREVSGLVLDSRKVTENCLYIAIRGTAADGHAFIADSAEKGAKVIVCEEFPVDTDENITYVKVKDSSEALGQLASNFYGNPSEKLHLIGITGTNGKTSVSTLLFDVFKILGYDSVLLSTVEIRIGDQVIPATHTTPDVITTNKILARAVEEGCDFAFMEVSSHGIAQNRIEGLHFKIAGFTNLTHDHLDYHKTFGEYLKTKKTFFDGLNENAVAITNIDDKNGMVMLQNTKAAKKSYALKTMADYHGKLLEADFNGMLLNFNGKEFWTTLTGKFNVYNLLLVFGIAAELGFQQEVILQAISQLKRVSGRFETFKSDGGIFFIVDYAHTPDALENILDSINDIRTKNERLITVFGCGGDRDHAKRPEMGNIASKKSTLAIITSDNPRTEDATQIIREIEAGVEPQYFSKYTSIPDRKEAIKMAIKFAEPKDIVLVAGKGHENYQEINGVRHHFDDREVIIELWKLMSK; this is translated from the coding sequence CTGTCTTTATATTGCAATCAGAGGAACGGCTGCAGACGGACATGCATTTATTGCTGATTCTGCTGAAAAAGGTGCCAAAGTGATTGTCTGCGAAGAATTTCCGGTAGATACGGATGAAAATATCACATACGTTAAAGTAAAGGATTCTTCAGAAGCCTTAGGTCAGTTAGCTTCCAATTTTTACGGGAACCCCTCAGAAAAGCTCCACTTAATCGGAATTACCGGTACGAACGGAAAAACATCTGTTTCTACTTTACTTTTCGATGTTTTCAAAATTTTAGGCTATGATTCCGTTCTGTTGTCCACTGTTGAAATCAGGATCGGAGATCAGGTAATTCCTGCTACCCATACCACACCGGATGTGATTACCACCAATAAAATTTTAGCCAGGGCTGTTGAAGAAGGTTGCGACTTCGCCTTTATGGAAGTAAGCTCCCACGGCATTGCACAGAACAGAATCGAAGGGCTTCATTTCAAAATAGCAGGTTTTACGAACCTGACCCATGACCACTTAGATTATCATAAAACGTTTGGCGAGTACTTAAAAACCAAAAAAACGTTTTTTGACGGGTTGAATGAAAATGCAGTTGCCATTACCAATATCGATGATAAAAACGGTATGGTCATGCTTCAGAATACCAAGGCGGCAAAAAAGTCTTATGCTCTGAAGACTATGGCAGACTACCACGGAAAACTTCTGGAAGCTGATTTCAACGGGATGCTGCTGAACTTCAACGGAAAAGAATTCTGGACTACCCTGACAGGGAAGTTCAATGTCTATAATTTACTGCTGGTTTTCGGCATTGCTGCTGAGCTTGGCTTTCAGCAGGAAGTAATCCTTCAGGCGATCAGTCAGCTGAAAAGGGTTTCCGGAAGGTTCGAAACCTTCAAATCAGACGGCGGAATCTTCTTTATTGTAGATTATGCCCACACACCGGATGCCCTGGAAAATATTCTGGACAGCATCAATGATATCAGGACAAAGAATGAAAGGCTGATCACCGTATTCGGCTGCGGCGGAGACCGGGACCATGCCAAGAGACCGGAAATGGGGAATATTGCCAGTAAAAAATCCACACTGGCCATCATTACCTCAGACAACCCGAGAACAGAAGACGCTACACAGATCATCAGGGAAATTGAAGCAGGCGTTGAACCCCAGTACTTCAGCAAATATACTTCAATCCCGGACAGGAAAGAAGCCATAAAAATGGCCATAAAATTTGCAGAACCTAAGGATATTGTACTGGTAGCCGGAAAAGGCCATGAAAATTATCAGGAAATCAATGGGGTAAGACATCATTTTGATGACAGGGAAGTCATCATTGAGCTTTGGAAATTAATGAGTAAGTAA
- the mraY gene encoding phospho-N-acetylmuramoyl-pentapeptide-transferase, with translation MLYYLYEYLTSQGIHVPGLGLLRYISFRAGMAVLFSLIIALIYGKRIISFLRTKQMGELVRDLGLDGQKQKEGTPTMGGLIIIMATLIPVLLFTRITNVYIVLLLVSMIWMGAIGFLDDYLKKIKKNKDGLSGKFKIVGQVGLGLIVGVTMYFHPDITVKRKYSDAKVVNRNNVEQNFMPTEKITVSTVPFAKNNEFDYSGILFWMNDRDAHEWAWVVFIPIMIFIVTAVSNGANITDGIDGLAAGTSTVILLALGLFAYLSGNIIFADYLNIMFLPNMGETTIFVVAMVGAVIGFFWYNTYPAQVFMGDTGSLMLGGVIAVLAIILRKELMIPVLCGIFLIENVSVMLQVIVFKYRKRKFGIEYAQGNRLFRMSPLHHHYQKGGFHESKIVNRMIIIGVMLAIVCLITLKMR, from the coding sequence ATGTTATACTATCTATACGAATATCTAACAAGTCAGGGAATCCACGTTCCGGGATTGGGGCTGCTGAGGTACATCTCCTTCCGTGCCGGGATGGCGGTGCTTTTCTCGCTGATCATTGCTTTGATATACGGAAAAAGGATCATCAGTTTCCTGAGGACAAAGCAAATGGGCGAACTGGTCCGTGATTTGGGATTGGACGGGCAGAAGCAGAAAGAAGGAACACCTACCATGGGAGGCCTTATCATCATCATGGCAACGCTTATTCCCGTTCTGCTGTTTACCCGGATTACCAATGTATACATCGTTCTTCTGCTGGTTTCAATGATCTGGATGGGGGCCATCGGTTTCCTGGATGATTACCTGAAAAAAATCAAGAAAAATAAAGATGGATTAAGCGGGAAATTCAAAATCGTAGGACAGGTTGGCTTAGGCCTGATTGTAGGCGTTACGATGTATTTCCATCCGGACATCACCGTAAAAAGAAAATATTCGGATGCCAAGGTGGTCAACAGGAATAATGTAGAGCAGAATTTTATGCCTACGGAAAAAATAACCGTTTCTACCGTTCCTTTTGCGAAGAACAATGAGTTCGATTACAGCGGGATCCTTTTCTGGATGAACGACAGAGATGCGCATGAATGGGCCTGGGTAGTGTTTATCCCTATTATGATATTCATTGTGACTGCCGTATCCAACGGAGCCAATATTACAGATGGGATTGACGGCCTGGCCGCAGGCACAAGCACGGTGATTTTACTCGCACTGGGCTTGTTTGCCTACCTTTCAGGAAACATCATCTTTGCGGATTACCTGAACATTATGTTCCTCCCGAATATGGGGGAAACCACCATTTTTGTGGTTGCCATGGTAGGGGCCGTCATCGGGTTTTTCTGGTACAATACCTACCCTGCCCAGGTTTTTATGGGGGATACGGGAAGCCTGATGCTGGGCGGAGTAATTGCCGTGTTAGCCATTATTTTAAGAAAAGAATTAATGATCCCCGTCTTATGCGGGATTTTTCTGATAGAGAATGTTTCTGTAATGCTTCAGGTCATTGTATTCAAATACAGAAAAAGAAAATTCGGCATTGAATATGCCCAGGGCAACAGGCTATTCAGGATGTCACCCCTGCACCACCATTATCAGAAAGGCGGTTTTCACGAGAGCAAAATCGTTAACCGGATGATTATTATCGGGGTGATGCTGGCCATTGTGTGCCTGATTACATTAAAAATGAGATAA